The nucleotide sequence TTCTGAATCGTCCGTCGATTCTGACGTTTTTCTTCGACTAAATGAGCAGGGATCCCATGCACTCGGGACGGACGTTACCCAGTCCTCCATTGTGCGGGACGATGAGATCGATGGCCTGAGGGATGACTGGAAGCGGGGAATTTCGCTTGGCTCGCCTTCAATCTGGCCGCGATCCGATGCGTCTCAACGATCCCGGTTGAACCTGGAAACGTCTTTCATTTCAGTCGAGGAAAAGAACATGAGCAGTAGTGTCCAGCCAATCCCAAAAGGTCGTGCAAGTCTGATTCCGCACATCGTGTGTGCCGGCGCTGCCGAGGCAATCGAGTTCTACAAGAAAGCGTTCGACGCGAAAGAACTCAGCCGCATGTCCTCTCCGGATGGTCGCCTGATGCACGCAGAACTGGAAATCGGCGGAAGCGTCGTATTCCTGGCGGATGACTTCCCGGAATACTGTAATGGGAAGTCAGAATCCCCTCTGTCACTGAAAGGAACTCCCGTCACGCTGCATCGCTACGTTCCCGACTGTGACGTGGCGATTGCCCAAGCGGAAAAAGCGGGGGCAACAGTCCTCATGCACCCAGAGAACATGTTCTGGGGCGACCGTTATGGTGTGATCGTCGATCCATTCGGGCACAAATGGTCACTGGCAACGCATCAGCAGGATCTCACCCCGGAACAAGTTCGTGCCGGAATGTTCGAGGCCTTCGCACAGGCACCTCAGGCGCCCGCTTCGACCTGATGTATCTCGCCGGGATATCTGAGAGAGGGCCGAGCGGATTTTGACTTGCTGCCGCAGGCTTTCCGCTCGTGCTCTTTCCAGTCCTGCATGCCTGCTGGTATTAATCAAAGGGGCATCGTTGGAATCACGGACAATTCACTGCATCCTGCGATCGACACGTGAATATGTGGCTCAACCGTTTATGGTATTCTGAGGCCGCACCTTGTGTCACCGGTCCAGGAGTTCACGGCATGGCAGTTGGTAGTGATTTTACACGCGTTAAAGTGGGTGTCGTGGGGCTTGGTCGTTTTGGTCGACTCCACGCACTGACGCTGTCCGGATTAGCCGAAGCAGAACTGGTCGCTGTCGTGGCCCGTCGGCAGGAGCGTCTCGATCAGCTTCGCGGCGAGTTGCCCCAGGTACCAGGATGGCTTGATCTGGATCGCGCCATCGCCGAATCGGGGGCGGAGGCGTGGGTTGTCGCGTGTTCCACGAGCGAACATGTTTCAGTCACGAAGCGACTTTTACAAGCGGGGCGAACTGTTCTGCTGGAAAAGCCGATTTCATCAGATCTGTCAGAGGCGGAAAGCCTGATTCCTTACGTTAAGCCCAATTCTGCCAATTTAATGCTGGGGCACATTCTGCTCTTCAACAGCGAATTTCGGCAGCTGCGTGATGAAGTCCATCAGCGGGGGAAGCCGGCCTATATTGATAGCGTCCGTCATCGGCCCGCCTCGATCGTGAAAGATTTTCCGGGCGAGAACCCTCTGGTCGCAGCCATGATCCATGACTTGTACTCGGCTCAGGTACTGATGAATTCCGAGGAGCCGTCACGGTTTACGTGCCAGTTTCACCGAACTCCCGAAGGTGCCATTGATCTGGCATTGGCTCAATTGCAGTGGCCGAGTGGCACTCTGGCATCCATGGTCGCATCGTATCTCACCCCCGGTGGTATGGCGCCGCGAGGGTTTGATCGATTGGAAGTCTTTGGCAGCGGCTGGGTGGCGCGGATTTCCCCCAATCCCCGTCCCATTGAAGTCTGGGACGATCGGGCACACTGGCCGATGGCTCTGGAGATCCGAACTGATACCACAGGTCCGACGGGGATGATGGCAGAAGAACTGCGCTGTTTCTGTCGGGTTGCCGGCGGCAGAGAAGCCGTTCCTGCAGGAGCCACTTTTGAGGACGGGCTGCAGGTGCAGCGCTGGATGCACAATCTGGAAGCCGCGGGACTTTCTCGGGGGTGACTTCAGGTGGCACGTTGGCGACAGGAAAAGGTTTGAACACTTAAAAAAACACCGCATGAACTTTTGAAGGTTCATGCGGTGATGCTGAATCAGGCTGCTGAAACACCGCCACTTGGCGGTCGATCAGATCGAAATCCGATCAGGGATTCCAGTTCTGTGCATCGATCCATGTATCCGTGCGGAATGGAGAGGCGGGGAGACCGGCTCCGTTGGCCAGATTGGGTTCCGCAAGTTGGTGCCAGCCAAATCGAACCGCGACTGGCTTGGTCACACCATCAGCGGTCACCACGACCGTTTCACCTTCGATCTTCGCAGTTGCTTTGACAAACTTCTTGTCGTCGCCAGCGATCGACCACCAGGAAAGTTCTTTCCCGTCCTGGGACTTCAAACCTGCAGCGTGCGTGAAGGTGACGATCGCTTTGTTGCCGTCAATCTTTACCGACTTGTAGAGTGGTCCAGAGAACTCAAGGTTCTGCTGACCGTAGGTGTTGGCAAGAGCCCACAGCGACAGTCTCCGGCCGACTTCCTGCTTATTGGGCGGATGAATGTCGTTCAGAGTTGTGATGTCGGTCAGGACCGCCATGCCAGTGTTCTTTACGGCCAAAGTTGCCGTTTGAGCTTCCCAGATTCCGGCCAGACGGGTTGGATCGCCGTCGTATTTAAACGGGGCAAGCTGTGCGAACAGGAACGGGAAATCGCGGTTACCCTCCTGATTCCAGACCGAGCGCCAGCCTTCGATCAAGCCTCGCTTCAAGTGATAGTACTGCATTCCCTGGCCATTGTTGGATTCACCTTGGTACCAGAGGAATCCACGAATCCCGAAGGGAGCGAGAGCGTGGATCATTCCGTTGTAGAGACCGGTGTACTGGTAGTTGCTGTTCAGGGGATGTCCTGGAGGGCCTTGTTGGACTGGTGGAACCGCCTCACCGGGCTTGGCTTCAGAAATCTGCTTGGTATAGGCCTTGATTGAGTTGGAGAAGTTAGCGAGCTGGTCGGCGTAGGCATTGACCATGTTCACCATGTCGTTTTTCTCAGCGGCCAGCTCAGGGATCGCGGTGTATCCGACAGGAGGAATCCATGGCTGAATTCGCGTCCCACCCCAGGCGGTCGTAATAAGACCGACAGGTACGTCGAGCTTCTGATGAATCTCGCGACCGAAGAAGTAGAGCACTGCGGACGAGCCAGCGACGGTTTCGGGAGAACATTCGACCCAGCGAGCGTTCACATGCTCAGAAGGTGTTCCAGCAGGAACAAGCGGAACGATGAACAGGCGGATCTTGGGAAACTTCGCATTGGCGATTTCCTGGACGCCATTGAGCGACGCACTGACAGGCCATTGCATGTTGGACTGGCCCGATCCGGCCCAGACTTCACCGATCAGGATGTTGGTGACCTTGATCTCATTCTTGCCTTTGACGGTCATTTCGAAAGGACCGCCGGCTGTCTTGATCGCAGGCAGCACCACCTTCCATTTCCCCGAGGCGTCTGCTTTGGTCGACTGACTGGCGTCGCCCAAGGTCACGGTCACTTCTTCGTTCGCAGCAGCCCAACCCCAGATCGGCAGAGGGATATCCTTCTGCAACACCATGTTGTTACTGATAATTTCCGGAAGCTGGACGTCCGCCCAACTGACTGAGGAACTCATCAGTAAGGCCACAATGGCCACCATCAGACGCGATCGCTCGTTCTTCATACTCAGTACTCTTCAGGTTTCGGTGGATGATTCGATGCCTGTTGCATCAGGATCGACGAATGGTAACGCAACCGTGTGGACTTTTTCAGTCATCGATCCTGAGAAATTTGAAAATGAAATTCGCAGTCGCAGGCGATTTTATGCGGTCGATTCGCACTGACGATTGCTCAATCGGACAAGACTGCTTCTCATCGACCACGTCAATGACCCTGGTTGACGTGGCCGGCCTGGTGGGAGCATTCGCTGCTCTCATTCCTTCATCGTTGTCTTTTAAAATCGATGAATCCAAGTTCGACATCGGTCCGAACCAGTTGGACTCGCAGTCTGCGACCGACATCCATTCCTTCCTGACCTGTGATCAGTCGGCCCTCGATCGGAGGGTGCAGGATTCTGACCCAGGTTTCCTTCTGATTTGCGCCAGTGACGATCGCGTCAAAGACAGAGCCAATCCGTGATTCCAGCAGGAGTGCCGCTGCGGATTTACGGACTTGTCGTTCAACCTTTTTGGCTGCGTCTTCTGCCTCGGTACAGCGTTCGGCCAATTGTTTCAGTTCTTCATCGCTATAGGGAACCGGACGCTGATCGAGTGCCGCCTTCAACAGTCGCTGCGTGATCACATCCGGGTATCGTCGATTCGGAGCGGTCGAGTGCGCGTAGTCACCGACCGCCAGTCCGAAGTGACCGGGAATGTGGCCATCGACGAGTTGGGCAGCATACTCACCCGGTCCCAGGAGCTTAATTACACTGAGTGATAAGTCGGGAAATGTGGTCGGATCAGTGGCTTGCGCCCAGACGAGGAAATCTTCCAGCGCTGTGGAACTGGGATCCCGGGGGAGGAGATGACCTGCCTCCGCGGCAAGATCGACAATCCTGTTCCATCGCTTCGGCTTGCTGACAACTCGACGAAGGGACGGAAACTGGTGTGCCTTCAGGAATCGGGCCACGACACCATTGGCAGCGATCATGAAGTTAGAGATGAGATCCTTCGCACGATTGCGGCGATCGAGCACCAGATCTTTTAACGTATCTCCCTCGAATACGGGCCGCGTCTGGATCGTTTCGAGGTCGAGAGCCCCGTACGCCTGCCGGACGGCCTTCAGTTGCTGTGCCATCTGGTCCTGAAGTCGAATGTTCTCATCAAGCCCGGGGACAGCCTGGACGGGAACGGGAAGTGGCCCGCTTCCGTCCAGCCATGCGGCAACGCTGTCATACGCGAGCTTCGCGTGATTTCGAACCGTGGCCCGATAGATGTCCGAGTTGCACAGTCGGCCATCGGAATCAAAATCCATCTCGACCACAATAGCCTGCCGGTCTTCGTGCAGGTTGAGTGACGTCAAGTCGGTCGATAGCCGCTCGGGCAACATGGGGAATATATGACCGACGGCATAGACAGATGTCGTATTCGCCTGGGCGTGCTCATCAAGTGGAGATCCTGCTTTGACGAGCGCATCGACGTCGGAAATAGCGACCAGTACCTGAACTCCACCCTCAGGAGTTTGTTTCGCAAACGTCAGTTGGTCGAGGTCGCGCGAGTCGTCGTTGTCGATCGAACACCAGGTGAGATGACGCAGATCGCGAGTCGACTCGGTCTCGACCCCGGCGGGCCCCGGTATCGATTTCACTTCGTCGAGGACGCGCGGAGGGAATTCCGGCACCAACCCTCTTTCATGCAATATCCGATATGCAATCTGTCTGAGGCGGAAGCGATGCGGTCGAGCATCAACATGGGGCATAAGGATTTCCAATAAGCACTTTGCGCTAATAGCGAGTCTTGTTCTGATTCGAGAATTGGCGGTGAAACATTACCATACTGACATACAGCAGAATACGCGTGCGACTTGCGACAACCTCCGCGTGGACAAATGGAACAGGTGATCACCCGGTCGGCGAGCCTTACCCGTGTAGATTGGCGTCAACTTGCTTCACCTTGTTATAGTCCCCTTCCCAGCCCCACGTCGGCACTCGAGGCCATCGGCCATGTTCGTTCCGCCTCGTGTGCGATGAGATCCTCAGTCATGCAGGTGGCACTTTCATTGTCACTACCGAAGAGGGGGAATCCGGTCACCCGTCAGTGCACCGTGCTGGACAGGTTTCGTGAAAATTGGCTTCCTTTCACAGTGATGACGCTTATGAAAATTGCTCTGAGTCTGTTGGCTGTCCTGCTGACTTCCACACTGGCCTACGCCGAAATCGGAATCATCTCGCCTCAGGAAGCTTTGAGATTGATTGAGTCGACCGAAGCCTCGAAAAGGCCGCTCGTGATCGATACGCGAGGGGGGTATAAGGACTACTT is from Schlesneria sp. DSM 10557 and encodes:
- a CDS encoding sialate O-acetylesterase, with the protein product MKNERSRLMVAIVALLMSSSVSWADVQLPEIISNNMVLQKDIPLPIWGWAAANEEVTVTLGDASQSTKADASGKWKVVLPAIKTAGGPFEMTVKGKNEIKVTNILIGEVWAGSGQSNMQWPVSASLNGVQEIANAKFPKIRLFIVPLVPAGTPSEHVNARWVECSPETVAGSSAVLYFFGREIHQKLDVPVGLITTAWGGTRIQPWIPPVGYTAIPELAAEKNDMVNMVNAYADQLANFSNSIKAYTKQISEAKPGEAVPPVQQGPPGHPLNSNYQYTGLYNGMIHALAPFGIRGFLWYQGESNNGQGMQYYHLKRGLIEGWRSVWNQEGNRDFPFLFAQLAPFKYDGDPTRLAGIWEAQTATLAVKNTGMAVLTDITTLNDIHPPNKQEVGRRLSLWALANTYGQQNLEFSGPLYKSVKIDGNKAIVTFTHAAGLKSQDGKELSWWSIAGDDKKFVKATAKIEGETVVVTADGVTKPVAVRFGWHQLAEPNLANGAGLPASPFRTDTWIDAQNWNP
- a CDS encoding VOC family protein, with translation MSSSVQPIPKGRASLIPHIVCAGAAEAIEFYKKAFDAKELSRMSSPDGRLMHAELEIGGSVVFLADDFPEYCNGKSESPLSLKGTPVTLHRYVPDCDVAIAQAEKAGATVLMHPENMFWGDRYGVIVDPFGHKWSLATHQQDLTPEQVRAGMFEAFAQAPQAPAST
- a CDS encoding Gfo/Idh/MocA family protein; translated protein: MAVGSDFTRVKVGVVGLGRFGRLHALTLSGLAEAELVAVVARRQERLDQLRGELPQVPGWLDLDRAIAESGAEAWVVACSTSEHVSVTKRLLQAGRTVLLEKPISSDLSEAESLIPYVKPNSANLMLGHILLFNSEFRQLRDEVHQRGKPAYIDSVRHRPASIVKDFPGENPLVAAMIHDLYSAQVLMNSEEPSRFTCQFHRTPEGAIDLALAQLQWPSGTLASMVASYLTPGGMAPRGFDRLEVFGSGWVARISPNPRPIEVWDDRAHWPMALEIRTDTTGPTGMMAEELRCFCRVAGGREAVPAGATFEDGLQVQRWMHNLEAAGLSRG
- a CDS encoding RNB domain-containing ribonuclease, whose translation is MPEFPPRVLDEVKSIPGPAGVETESTRDLRHLTWCSIDNDDSRDLDQLTFAKQTPEGGVQVLVAISDVDALVKAGSPLDEHAQANTTSVYAVGHIFPMLPERLSTDLTSLNLHEDRQAIVVEMDFDSDGRLCNSDIYRATVRNHAKLAYDSVAAWLDGSGPLPVPVQAVPGLDENIRLQDQMAQQLKAVRQAYGALDLETIQTRPVFEGDTLKDLVLDRRNRAKDLISNFMIAANGVVARFLKAHQFPSLRRVVSKPKRWNRIVDLAAEAGHLLPRDPSSTALEDFLVWAQATDPTTFPDLSLSVIKLLGPGEYAAQLVDGHIPGHFGLAVGDYAHSTAPNRRYPDVITQRLLKAALDQRPVPYSDEELKQLAERCTEAEDAAKKVERQVRKSAAALLLESRIGSVFDAIVTGANQKETWVRILHPPIEGRLITGQEGMDVGRRLRVQLVRTDVELGFIDFKRQR